AGATGGCCGAGCAGGGTTCACTCGAAAACCCCGCCGAGCGGCTGCAGCTGTCGGAAGCGGTGCGCATGGCCGAGGCGATCGTTTTCGCCAGCGCCGAGCCGGTCAGCGAAAAGCAGCTTGCCGCGCGCCTGCCTGAAGGCGTCAACATCGCCGCCGCGATGGCCGATCTTCAGCAGATCTATGCCAAGCGCGGCGTCAACCTGGTGCGGGTCGGCGATGCCTGGGCCTTCCGCACCGCAGGCGACCTCGCTTTCCTGATGAGCCGTGACTCTGTCCAGCAGAGAAAGCTGTCGCGCGCGGCGCTCGAAGTGCTGGCGATCATCGCCTATCACCAGCCCGTCACGCGCGCCGAAATCGAAGACATCCGGGGCGTGGAGACCTCCAAGGGCACGCTCGACACGCTGCTCGAAACGGAATGGGTCAGGATGCGCGGCCGCCGCCGCACGCCGGGACGGCCGGTGACCTATGGCACCACCGACGCCTTCCTCGATCATTTCGCGCTGGAGGAGATCCGCGATCTGCCCGGTATGGAAGAGCTGAAGGGCGCCGGCCTGCTCTCGACGCGCATGCCGGCCAATTTCTCGATGCCGGTGCCGCCAGCCGATCCCGACGCGCTCGCCGAGGACGAGGATGAGCTGACCGATATCGA
This region of Mesorhizobium sp. M2A.F.Ca.ET.046.03.2.1 genomic DNA includes:
- the scpB gene encoding SMC-Scp complex subunit ScpB — encoded protein: MSERANASVIPFRVEDEPEDEMAEQGSLENPAERLQLSEAVRMAEAIVFASAEPVSEKQLAARLPEGVNIAAAMADLQQIYAKRGVNLVRVGDAWAFRTAGDLAFLMSRDSVQQRKLSRAALEVLAIIAYHQPVTRAEIEDIRGVETSKGTLDTLLETEWVRMRGRRRTPGRPVTYGTTDAFLDHFALEEIRDLPGMEELKGAGLLSTRMPANFSMPVPPADPDALAEDEDELTDIDLEELGLLTPRVTEE